A genomic region of Methanothermobacter sp. CaT2 contains the following coding sequences:
- a CDS encoding cyclase family protein translates to MHELLSHPLENGSPVHQALDDVRISIRNRIPVDGYETHTIITSNHAGTHVDAPAHFIEGGKRICEYSIDELVFNDVCTVDVDVGPGDPIGSGDIEIPDCDLLLIRTGFESVRGEDTYLQNNPWITPELIDKIRRNFRDIRAIGVDCISISNPEHPSEGGMAHLRAFTEDPDYGEPLLILEDMKLMDAPEVIERVFVVPWTIEGVDSAPCTVIAEFKV, encoded by the coding sequence ATGCATGAACTTCTTTCGCATCCACTGGAGAATGGTTCACCGGTTCACCAGGCACTTGACGATGTGAGGATATCAATCAGGAACAGGATACCTGTGGATGGGTATGAGACCCACACCATCATCACATCCAACCATGCCGGGACCCATGTTGATGCCCCGGCCCATTTCATTGAGGGCGGAAAGAGGATATGTGAATACAGTATTGATGAACTTGTATTCAATGATGTCTGCACTGTGGATGTTGATGTGGGGCCAGGGGATCCCATAGGAAGTGGGGATATTGAGATTCCAGACTGCGACCTCCTACTTATAAGGACGGGCTTCGAGTCAGTGAGGGGCGAGGACACCTACCTGCAGAATAACCCCTGGATCACCCCTGAACTTATTGATAAAATAAGGAGGAACTTCAGGGACATCAGGGCCATAGGGGTGGACTGCATATCAATATCAAATCCAGAACACCCATCTGAGGGCGGGATGGCCCACCTAAGGGCATTTACTGAGGACCCTGACTATGGGGAACCACTTCTCATCCTGGAGGATATGAAACTTATGGATGCTCCGGAGGTTATTGAGAGGGTTTTTGTGGTCCCCTGGACCATTGAGGGGGTTGACAGTGCACCATGTACCGTTATAGCGGAATTTAAGGTTTAA
- the tsaA gene encoding tRNA (N6-threonylcarbamoyladenosine(37)-N6)-methyltransferase TrmO, with product MEIKIRPVGFVRSPFMRREEAPHQGRLSMEESEIHIFPEYRDAMEGVELFRYLFVLYWQHLAERDVLKVVPRGKKRKRGVFSTRAPARPNPIGLCLVELLDSGDFLRVRGLDALDGSPVIDIKPYYEDIDSPGD from the coding sequence GTGGAGATAAAAATAAGGCCTGTTGGATTTGTGAGATCCCCATTCATGAGGAGGGAAGAGGCACCTCATCAGGGAAGACTCTCCATGGAGGAGAGCGAGATCCACATCTTCCCGGAGTACCGTGACGCCATGGAGGGGGTTGAACTTTTCAGGTACCTCTTTGTCCTCTACTGGCAGCACCTGGCTGAAAGGGATGTTCTTAAGGTTGTCCCGAGGGGTAAAAAGAGGAAGAGGGGTGTTTTTTCAACAAGGGCCCCTGCAAGACCCAACCCGATAGGGCTGTGTCTGGTTGAGCTGCTGGATTCAGGGGATTTCCTCAGGGTGAGGGGCCTTGATGCACTGGATGGCTCACCTGTCATTGATATAAAACCCTATTATGAGGATATCGATTCACCCGGTGATTGA
- a CDS encoding flavodoxin codes for MKALVVYYSRTGRTREVASQIARELNCDIEEIRDTQKRTGIIGFLKSAYQAARGKDTVLKPYERDPSDYDLVIVGTPVWAGNPSVPMGTYLRENASKIKNAAFFCTYGGSGAEGTFRRMSEIIGKKPIQTVAITEREIKENTCDCKIEPFVRDVEAAFRSRE; via the coding sequence ATGAAGGCACTTGTGGTATATTATTCAAGAACCGGGCGTACCAGGGAGGTTGCATCTCAGATCGCCAGGGAACTCAACTGTGACATCGAGGAGATAAGGGACACCCAGAAGCGAACTGGTATCATAGGGTTTTTAAAATCAGCTTACCAGGCCGCGAGGGGTAAGGACACCGTACTTAAACCCTATGAAAGGGACCCATCAGACTATGATCTTGTGATAGTGGGTACACCTGTCTGGGCAGGTAATCCCTCAGTACCCATGGGCACCTACCTCAGGGAAAATGCATCAAAGATAAAGAATGCTGCCTTCTTCTGTACATATGGTGGAAGCGGTGCAGAGGGAACATTCAGGCGTATGAGCGAGATCATCGGGAAGAAACCCATCCAGACAGTCGCCATAACCGAGAGGGAGATAAAGGAGAATACCTGTGACTGCAAGATAGAACCCTTTGTAAGGGACGTTGAAGCAGCATTCAGAAGTAGGGAATAG
- a CDS encoding class I SAM-dependent methyltransferase, which yields MPVIEGPLFTARTCQEYMKMFDLRINELEGLRILDCPAGASSFIPLMAERGLEVRACDIMYGEEADTLGNMCREHLMALTDALKRIRNHFVWRFYSSPEEMLEKRLDACRCFEESYREYPELYVRGDLRDLPFGDDEFDLLLSSHLLFIYDHRLDREFHERAISEMIRVSSEVRIYPIVKENGKLSDYAESILKDGRDEFDAFTVTVDYEFRRGGNMMLVLKKR from the coding sequence ATGCCGGTTATAGAGGGGCCCCTTTTCACCGCCCGCACATGCCAGGAATACATGAAGATGTTTGATCTCAGGATAAATGAACTTGAGGGGCTGCGGATACTCGACTGTCCAGCGGGTGCCAGCTCATTCATACCACTCATGGCGGAGCGGGGCCTTGAGGTGAGGGCCTGTGACATCATGTACGGTGAGGAGGCAGATACTCTCGGGAATATGTGCAGGGAGCACCTCATGGCACTCACAGATGCACTTAAGAGGATCAGGAACCATTTCGTGTGGAGGTTCTACTCTTCACCTGAGGAGATGCTTGAAAAACGCTTGGATGCCTGCAGGTGCTTTGAGGAAAGCTACAGGGAGTACCCTGAACTTTACGTGAGGGGGGACCTCAGGGATTTACCATTTGGTGATGATGAGTTTGATCTCCTTCTCTCATCCCATCTTCTCTTCATATATGACCACCGCCTTGACAGGGAATTTCATGAAAGGGCCATTTCTGAGATGATACGCGTCAGTTCAGAGGTGAGAATATACCCGATCGTCAAGGAGAACGGAAAACTCTCAGATTATGCAGAGAGCATACTGAAGGATGGAAGAGATGAATTTGATGCATTCACAGTCACGGTGGACTATGAGTTCAGGAGGGGAGGTAACATGATGCTTGTTCTTAAGAAAAGATGA
- a CDS encoding ATP-dependent helicase yields MIVRQKKKYSGSRIHSVLHPWVSEWFRRTFDDFTEAQKYAIMDIHMGRNVLVSSPTGSGKTLAAFLSIISELTTLADRGELEDSVYCIYISPLKALDNDIERNLEEPLQGIREIAEEEGRDLEIRKAVRTGDTTSYERSRMLKNPPHILITTPETLSILLVAPKFREKLSTVRYVIVDEIHSLADNKRGVHLSLSLERLQHLVGNFTRIGLSATVHPLERVAKFLVGYSYGNERDCIIVDVNYLKELDIELICPVDDIVAADPEEIGNALYDILHDLIMEHRTTLIFTNTRSGTESVVYNLKSRFPESYTDENIMAHHSSLSREIRLETEEKLKRGELKAVVSSTSLELGIDIGYIDLVVLLSSPKSVSRALQRIGRSGHQLHEKSKGRIVVVDRDDLVECSLILKNAVEGKIDSIRVPENCLDVLAQHIYGMAIENPWDIDHALEVIRNSYCYRNLRREDYLSVLSYLAGEYAELEERYVYAKIWVDHDKNMFGRRGKLARMLYSTNIGTIPDRSAAVVKCNGKVVGRIEEDFMEKLRKGDTFVLGGKIYRFNYARGMTVNVSPASGPPNIPSWFSEQLPLSFDLAVDIQRFRDIMDGKFQYGRSKAEIIEFIMDYLHVDERAAGSIYEYFREQYLYAAIPSIRRMLVEYYTGFGGRKFIVFHSLFGRRVNDALSRAVAYVIARRYRRDVMISVSDNGFYLSSEGKMGGLESFMELEPENLREILKKALDRTETLASRFRHCAGRALMILRRYRGEEKSVGRQQVRGKILLKFVSELDDRFPILEEARREVMEDYMDIENAIRVLEWIRDGEMEIKQIDTRIPSPFAFNLVAQGYLDVLKYEDRIEFIRRMHQAILDEIR; encoded by the coding sequence ATGATAGTCAGGCAGAAGAAGAAATACTCAGGCAGCAGAATACACTCTGTCCTCCACCCCTGGGTCAGCGAATGGTTCAGGAGAACCTTTGATGACTTCACAGAGGCCCAGAAGTATGCGATAATGGATATACACATGGGGAGGAACGTCCTTGTATCGTCACCAACAGGTTCAGGTAAGACACTCGCCGCGTTTCTTTCCATAATCAGTGAACTCACCACACTTGCGGATAGGGGTGAACTGGAGGACAGTGTCTACTGCATATACATCTCACCCCTTAAGGCCCTTGATAATGACATAGAAAGGAACCTTGAGGAACCCCTCCAGGGTATAAGGGAGATTGCAGAGGAGGAGGGCAGGGATCTTGAGATAAGGAAGGCTGTGCGGACCGGTGACACCACTAGCTATGAGCGCTCCAGGATGCTCAAAAATCCCCCACACATCCTTATAACGACCCCTGAGACGCTCTCAATACTCCTTGTGGCCCCAAAGTTCCGTGAAAAGCTTTCAACTGTGCGCTATGTTATCGTGGATGAAATACACTCCCTTGCAGATAATAAGAGGGGTGTTCACCTTTCACTGAGCCTTGAGAGGCTGCAGCACCTTGTCGGTAACTTCACAAGGATCGGTTTATCTGCGACGGTCCATCCACTTGAGCGTGTTGCAAAATTCCTGGTGGGTTACAGTTATGGTAATGAAAGGGACTGCATAATAGTGGACGTTAACTACCTTAAAGAACTTGACATTGAACTCATCTGCCCGGTTGATGATATCGTGGCCGCTGACCCTGAGGAAATTGGTAATGCCCTCTACGACATCCTCCACGACCTCATAATGGAACACCGGACAACCCTAATCTTCACCAACACGCGAAGCGGGACCGAGAGTGTGGTTTACAACCTGAAAAGTCGCTTCCCTGAGAGTTACACCGATGAAAACATCATGGCACACCACTCATCGCTTTCAAGGGAGATAAGGCTTGAAACAGAGGAGAAACTCAAGAGGGGTGAGCTGAAGGCGGTTGTATCGTCAACGTCCCTTGAACTCGGGATAGACATCGGGTACATTGACCTGGTGGTTCTTCTGAGTTCACCAAAATCTGTTTCAAGGGCCCTTCAGCGTATCGGAAGAAGCGGGCATCAGCTTCATGAGAAATCAAAGGGACGGATAGTTGTCGTGGACAGGGACGACCTTGTTGAGTGTTCACTCATACTCAAGAACGCCGTTGAGGGTAAAATAGATTCCATAAGGGTACCCGAGAACTGCCTGGATGTCCTGGCACAGCACATATACGGGATGGCCATTGAGAACCCGTGGGACATTGACCATGCCCTTGAGGTTATAAGGAACAGCTACTGCTACAGGAACCTCAGGAGGGAGGATTACCTCTCTGTACTCAGCTACCTTGCAGGGGAGTATGCGGAGCTCGAGGAGAGGTACGTCTATGCCAAGATCTGGGTTGACCACGACAAGAACATGTTCGGGAGGAGGGGTAAACTTGCCAGGATGCTCTACTCCACCAACATAGGGACCATACCCGATAGAAGCGCTGCGGTTGTTAAGTGCAACGGGAAGGTTGTGGGGAGGATAGAGGAGGACTTCATGGAGAAACTCAGGAAGGGCGACACCTTTGTTCTCGGCGGGAAGATCTACAGATTCAACTATGCAAGGGGTATGACCGTCAATGTCAGCCCCGCCTCAGGGCCCCCCAACATTCCATCATGGTTCTCAGAGCAGCTGCCCCTCTCCTTCGACCTTGCAGTTGACATACAGCGCTTCAGGGACATTATGGATGGTAAGTTCCAGTACGGGCGTTCAAAGGCAGAGATAATCGAGTTCATAATGGACTACCTCCACGTGGATGAGAGGGCCGCAGGTTCAATCTACGAGTATTTCCGTGAACAGTACCTATACGCGGCAATACCCAGCATCAGGAGGATGCTTGTTGAGTACTACACTGGCTTCGGGGGCAGAAAATTCATCGTCTTCCACAGCCTCTTTGGAAGGAGGGTTAACGACGCCCTATCAAGGGCTGTTGCCTATGTCATTGCAAGGCGTTACCGGCGGGACGTTATGATATCTGTATCTGACAATGGATTCTATCTGAGTTCAGAGGGAAAGATGGGTGGTCTCGAGTCATTCATGGAACTTGAACCTGAGAACCTCCGGGAGATACTTAAGAAGGCCCTTGACCGGACAGAAACCCTTGCAAGCAGGTTCAGGCACTGCGCTGGCCGTGCCCTCATGATACTCCGCAGGTACCGGGGGGAGGAGAAGTCTGTTGGCAGACAGCAGGTTAGGGGTAAGATACTCCTTAAATTTGTGAGTGAACTGGATGACAGGTTCCCCATACTCGAGGAGGCCCGCAGGGAGGTTATGGAGGACTACATGGACATCGAGAATGCCATCAGGGTCCTTGAATGGATCCGTGATGGTGAGATGGAGATCAAGCAGATTGACACGAGGATACCCTCACCATTTGCCTTTAACCTGGTTGCCCAGGGCTACCTGGATGTGCTCAAGTATGAGGACCGGATAGAATTCATCAGGAGGATGCATCAGGCCATACTGGATGAGATCAGGTGA
- a CDS encoding metallophosphoesterase, with amino-acid sequence MNTFKLVDGLEICDLSLLIEDSMIIADLHLGYEQYLTSAGVMVPGFQFRKIVERIESIRDASGASGIIINGDLKHEFGRVSRQENREIMRMMDYLQENFREITLIKGNHDPIVPHMSGISGVAIHETMKVDDFLLTHGHVIPERLDAENIIIGHEHPCVGLRSSERVEKIKCFLLGPFRDMNLVVMPSFNFITEGSDILHEAVLSPFLRKAELEEFQVYGVEDFEVFDFGTVGALMEFTSSTGFNGGW; translated from the coding sequence ATGAACACGTTTAAACTGGTGGATGGACTGGAAATATGTGACCTGTCACTTCTCATTGAGGATTCGATGATAATAGCCGACCTCCACCTGGGGTATGAACAGTACCTCACCAGTGCGGGGGTGATGGTCCCGGGGTTCCAGTTCAGAAAGATAGTTGAGCGGATAGAATCCATAAGGGACGCATCGGGTGCCTCGGGTATCATCATAAATGGTGACCTCAAGCATGAATTCGGGAGGGTGAGCCGTCAGGAGAACCGGGAAATCATGCGGATGATGGACTACCTCCAGGAAAACTTCAGGGAGATAACACTGATCAAGGGGAATCACGACCCCATAGTACCCCACATGTCCGGGATATCAGGTGTTGCGATCCATGAAACCATGAAGGTGGACGATTTCCTCCTGACACATGGCCATGTTATACCTGAAAGACTCGACGCTGAAAACATCATCATAGGCCACGAACACCCATGCGTGGGTCTCAGAAGCAGTGAAAGGGTTGAAAAGATCAAATGCTTCCTCCTGGGGCCCTTCAGGGATATGAACCTCGTTGTCATGCCATCCTTCAATTTCATAACCGAGGGCTCCGACATCCTCCATGAGGCTGTACTATCACCCTTCCTCAGGAAGGCTGAACTTGAGGAATTCCAGGTCTATGGTGTTGAGGACTTTGAGGTTTTCGATTTCGGGACGGTGGGTGCCCTCATGGAGTTCACCTCATCCACAGGATTCAATGGTGGGTGGTGA
- a CDS encoding prenyltransferase, with amino-acid sequence MHKLDVKKKNSRWYFLSEVIKLGRLPFLGAGLILYATGAVLAGIGRGYLPLDQFIMGYAIVMPAHLSVSYSNDYYDFELDNPEAATAYTGGSGVLQRHPELRGFAWKFAVLLISVSLTLAVIYTLIYRNPAVLLLAVAGNLLGWFYSAPPARLSYRGFGEVATALTGFIFPAMGYSVIMGVIDTPLILFSIPIMLLQLVFIINVEIPDLQEDLLGGKMTFPVRMGVRASRRVMALSAAAATVALGLLEFSPHFDPRISFPLIALLSLTVTVPCIYYYIHNPDEVVGGSEVVMNSLIAFGILDLLYLISILVMQ; translated from the coding sequence ATGCATAAACTGGATGTCAAGAAAAAAAACTCCAGGTGGTATTTCCTGTCTGAGGTTATCAAACTGGGTAGACTTCCATTTCTCGGGGCTGGCCTGATCCTCTATGCCACAGGGGCTGTTCTTGCAGGTATAGGTAGGGGTTACCTCCCCCTCGACCAGTTCATCATGGGATATGCGATCGTGATGCCAGCCCATCTTTCTGTATCCTACAGCAACGACTACTATGACTTTGAACTGGACAACCCTGAGGCTGCAACAGCATATACCGGTGGAAGCGGGGTTCTCCAGAGACACCCTGAACTCAGAGGCTTTGCCTGGAAGTTCGCTGTCCTTCTCATATCAGTATCCCTGACACTTGCAGTTATCTACACTCTCATCTACCGTAACCCTGCAGTTCTTCTCCTTGCAGTTGCCGGTAATCTGCTTGGATGGTTTTACAGTGCCCCACCAGCGAGGCTATCATACAGGGGTTTTGGAGAGGTTGCAACAGCCCTGACAGGCTTCATATTCCCTGCCATGGGTTACTCTGTAATCATGGGTGTGATTGATACCCCTCTAATCCTCTTCTCCATCCCCATAATGCTGCTGCAGCTTGTTTTCATCATAAATGTTGAGATACCTGACCTCCAGGAGGACCTGCTGGGTGGTAAGATGACGTTTCCTGTCAGGATGGGTGTCAGAGCATCCCGAAGGGTTATGGCCTTAAGTGCGGCTGCTGCAACGGTTGCACTGGGTCTTCTTGAATTCTCCCCCCATTTTGATCCCAGGATCAGTTTCCCGCTGATTGCTCTACTTTCACTCACAGTCACAGTTCCCTGCATCTATTATTACATCCATAACCCCGATGAAGTTGTGGGGGGATCTGAGGTTGTAATGAACTCACTCATAGCCTTCGGGATCCTTGACCTCCTCTACCTCATCAGTATCCTGGTGATGCAATGA
- a CDS encoding HEAT repeat domain-containing protein, which yields MKDRICLMDSEEKMKVVDELEPSEESVEILAGLLEDESHPVRFKAAEKLAEFGKLSLERLIEIMDTAEGEVRRYATFALKKIGDPGVVDHFIGALEDEDWGVRKFAARSLGELGDRRAVEPLIGALEDEDWGVKLAAVRSLGDLRDPRAIEPIKKARRKGDKDFKKAANKSLKKIQS from the coding sequence TTGAAGGATAGGATTTGCCTCATGGATTCAGAGGAAAAGATGAAGGTCGTGGATGAACTTGAACCATCAGAGGAATCAGTTGAAATACTTGCAGGACTTCTGGAGGATGAAAGTCATCCTGTTAGATTTAAGGCCGCAGAAAAACTTGCAGAATTTGGAAAACTGTCCCTTGAAAGGCTCATTGAAATAATGGACACTGCAGAGGGGGAGGTCAGGAGGTACGCCACATTCGCCCTCAAGAAGATAGGGGATCCCGGCGTTGTGGATCACTTCATTGGGGCCCTTGAGGATGAGGACTGGGGTGTGAGGAAATTCGCTGCAAGGTCCCTTGGGGAACTGGGGGATAGGAGGGCTGTGGAACCACTAATAGGTGCCCTTGAGGATGAGGACTGGGGTGTTAAACTTGCCGCCGTGAGGTCCCTTGGCGACCTGAGGGATCCGAGGGCCATAGAACCAATCAAGAAGGCCAGAAGAAAGGGGGATAAGGACTTCAAGAAGGCCGCCAACAAGTCACTTAAAAAGATCCAGTCATAA
- a CDS encoding NAD(P)/FAD-dependent oxidoreductase, with amino-acid sequence MRIVIVGAGFGGLSAAALLARDGMDVTVIEKNEGPGGRASVYSEGGFTFDMGPSWYLMPDIFENFFAEFRRKPEDFYSLKQLDPAYRVFFDDDKVVDVSSDIERNYELFDSFEENGGEKLREYLHSAGELYDSVVKEMLYRDYRSILDFLNGKLLLQGIRLNILESLEHFVNKRFESDEARKILQYSIGFLGSAPQDTPSMYHIMSHIDMTLGVFYPEGGIRRVAESIYELALENGAEFHFNEEVKRIEVTDKMATSVVTDRNIHDADAVLVNADYPHSELELVDANHRTYDENYWNSRVLAPSAFVAYVGVDRTVDALDHHNLFLERDWADKFQQVFDPEKASWPERPSYYVNVPSRTDKTAAPEGSDTLFILVPLAPGMEDNHELREGLYSRVMDDLERKTGMRIRGHVVVKRIFAINDFRERYNAYRGTALGLSHTLRQTALWRPAHKSKKVKNLYYTGQYTHPGIGVPMTLISSQIVCREILEEMGE; translated from the coding sequence ATGAGGATAGTGATCGTGGGGGCTGGATTTGGAGGTCTATCTGCAGCAGCGCTTCTTGCAAGGGATGGGATGGATGTAACTGTTATTGAAAAAAATGAGGGTCCAGGTGGACGTGCAAGCGTCTACAGTGAGGGGGGGTTTACCTTTGATATGGGCCCATCATGGTACCTCATGCCCGACATATTTGAGAACTTCTTTGCAGAGTTCAGGAGGAAACCTGAGGATTTCTACTCCCTGAAACAGCTTGACCCTGCATACAGGGTATTTTTTGATGATGATAAGGTTGTAGATGTCTCATCAGATATCGAAAGGAACTATGAACTCTTTGACAGCTTCGAGGAAAACGGGGGCGAGAAGCTCAGGGAATACCTCCATTCAGCAGGTGAACTCTATGATTCTGTTGTAAAGGAGATGCTCTACAGGGACTACCGTTCCATCCTTGACTTCCTCAATGGCAAACTCCTTCTTCAGGGGATAAGACTCAACATACTCGAATCCCTTGAGCACTTTGTTAACAAACGTTTTGAGAGTGATGAGGCAAGAAAGATACTCCAGTACTCCATAGGATTCCTTGGAAGCGCACCGCAGGATACACCCTCCATGTACCATATCATGTCCCACATTGACATGACACTGGGGGTTTTCTACCCTGAGGGAGGCATAAGGAGGGTTGCAGAGTCCATATATGAACTCGCACTTGAGAACGGGGCTGAATTCCATTTCAATGAGGAGGTTAAGAGGATAGAGGTTACAGATAAGATGGCAACCTCTGTTGTAACCGACAGGAACATCCACGATGCCGATGCAGTTCTTGTGAATGCAGATTACCCCCACAGTGAACTTGAACTCGTTGATGCCAACCACAGGACCTATGATGAGAACTACTGGAATTCAAGGGTACTGGCACCATCAGCCTTTGTGGCCTACGTTGGTGTTGACCGCACAGTAGACGCCCTTGACCACCATAACCTCTTCCTTGAGAGGGACTGGGCAGACAAGTTCCAGCAGGTCTTTGACCCTGAAAAGGCATCCTGGCCTGAGAGGCCATCATACTATGTTAATGTTCCCTCAAGGACGGATAAAACAGCTGCTCCTGAGGGATCAGACACCCTATTCATACTGGTCCCCCTGGCACCGGGTATGGAGGATAACCATGAGCTGAGGGAGGGTCTCTACAGCAGGGTCATGGATGACCTTGAGAGGAAAACCGGTATGAGGATAAGGGGCCATGTGGTGGTGAAGCGCATATTCGCCATAAATGACTTCAGGGAACGCTACAATGCATACAGGGGGACAGCACTTGGCCTATCCCATACCCTCAGGCAGACCGCCCTCTGGAGACCGGCACATAAAAGCAAGAAGGTCAAAAACCTTTACTACACTGGACAGTACACCCATCCGGGTATAGGGGTGCCTATGACACTCATATCCTCCCAGATTGTCTGCAGAGAAATACTGGAAGAAATGGGTGAATAG
- a CDS encoding prenyltransferase: MSQMTPGSLFNSIKDYTGFLVGISRFRFWIYTGGTYVIGYTLAAKGFTDFLSPAYYIYLIYFFFPANVFIYGVNDYWDEDTDRLNPKKGSREHMLMQSERRKLRNSLLAVTGISVALMFSQKPQEAILFIGFLFLSYFYSAPPLRFKERPFLDFSSNYLYIMPGVFAYSLASGSLPEPIILLAGYCHIAAMHIFSAVPDTEYDRRAGINTTPVFMGERAALALSAAFWLILSFITVYLTDLHPLSFLVFAYPAFPLSVLFFERIRIERVYWYLPYVNTALGGLLFLALINHKIFHWI; encoded by the coding sequence ATGTCTCAGATGACCCCAGGATCCCTTTTTAATTCCATAAAAGATTACACGGGCTTTCTGGTCGGCATATCCCGATTCAGGTTCTGGATATACACCGGGGGGACGTATGTAATTGGGTACACCCTTGCAGCGAAGGGGTTCACTGATTTTCTCTCACCAGCCTATTACATCTACCTCATCTACTTCTTTTTCCCGGCTAACGTGTTCATCTACGGTGTCAACGACTACTGGGATGAGGATACAGACAGACTCAACCCCAAGAAGGGCTCAAGGGAGCACATGCTGATGCAGAGTGAGAGGAGGAAACTCAGAAATTCACTGCTTGCAGTTACAGGTATCAGCGTCGCGCTCATGTTTTCACAGAAACCACAGGAGGCCATTCTTTTCATCGGATTTTTATTCCTATCCTATTTCTACAGTGCACCCCCACTCAGATTCAAGGAGAGGCCCTTCCTGGATTTTTCATCCAATTACCTCTACATAATGCCCGGTGTATTTGCCTACAGTCTCGCATCAGGGAGCCTACCTGAACCCATAATCCTCCTTGCAGGCTACTGCCACATCGCTGCCATGCACATATTCTCTGCCGTACCTGACACAGAGTATGATAGGAGGGCAGGGATCAACACAACACCAGTATTTATGGGTGAAAGGGCGGCACTTGCACTTTCAGCAGCCTTCTGGCTGATATTATCTTTCATCACTGTCTATCTTACAGATCTACATCCTCTAAGCTTTCTGGTATTCGCGTATCCTGCATTTCCCCTTTCTGTACTTTTTTTCGAAAGAATAAGGATAGAGAGGGTTTACTGGTACCTGCCCTACGTCAACACAGCCCTTGGGGGTCTGCTCTTCCTTGCGCTCATAAACCACAAGATCTTTCACTGGATTTGA
- the cruF gene encoding bisanhydrobacterioruberin hydratase CruF — protein MNRPSRKSIIILLVGIILAFSSYFVANVDIGGYSAVSVVFIISMALPSFISVIRDLRGRGVILILVLGAYAILIETLAIVTGFPYSEFHYTGLIGLKILGHTPFTVPFAWLPLFLGSAYLAKESVGGKVKFLGLSTLLVGLTDVVIDPAAVALNFWIWSNPGIFYGVPLQNFAGWVLSGFIASLILLVVLGDSTKEMKSGTISSLYLIMCFWTAACLFLGLEIPFITGLILLALILIKTKANLW, from the coding sequence ATGAATAGACCCTCCAGGAAATCCATCATCATACTCCTTGTGGGTATCATCCTTGCGTTCTCATCATACTTTGTAGCCAACGTGGATATAGGGGGTTATTCCGCGGTATCGGTTGTTTTCATCATATCCATGGCCCTCCCATCATTTATTTCGGTGATAAGGGACCTCAGGGGTCGTGGTGTTATTCTGATACTTGTTCTGGGGGCCTATGCAATTCTGATCGAAACTTTGGCCATAGTAACGGGTTTTCCCTACTCGGAGTTCCACTACACCGGACTCATTGGACTGAAGATACTTGGACACACACCCTTCACGGTCCCATTCGCCTGGCTACCCCTCTTCCTTGGGTCGGCCTATCTTGCAAAGGAATCTGTTGGTGGGAAAGTGAAATTTCTGGGCCTCTCAACCCTCCTTGTGGGCCTCACAGATGTGGTGATTGACCCTGCAGCCGTGGCCCTCAACTTCTGGATCTGGAGTAATCCAGGAATATTCTATGGTGTGCCCCTGCAGAACTTCGCTGGATGGGTGCTCTCAGGTTTCATTGCATCCCTTATTCTGCTTGTGGTTCTGGGTGATTCTACGAAGGAAATGAAATCAGGGACCATCTCCAGCCTCTACCTGATAATGTGCTTCTGGACAGCGGCCTGCCTATTCCTTGGACTTGAGATCCCCTTCATAACCGGTTTAATCCTCCTGGCACTCATACTCATTAAAACAAAGGCAAACCTGTGGTAG